One genomic segment of Epinephelus fuscoguttatus linkage group LG19, E.fuscoguttatus.final_Chr_v1 includes these proteins:
- the casc3 gene encoding protein CASC3: MADRRRRRRRASQDSEDDDESGSGSDSGRSGSPATSKGRARDPEPPVVTAARPEAKSESECESEDGVGEAVLSDYDSADPEENGSHSEGVEEEEEVEQYSDEEAPAAASEPKPSADESSTKVEEVVEDGEDEEKEAEREGGGRSKEESKAEEKGNLAGERQSGDGQESTDDPETKAGGKPGQKLDDDEDRKNPAYIPRKGLFFEHDVRGHAQEEERPKGRNRKLWKDEGRWEHDKFREEEQAPKSREELIAIYGYDIRNGGGSGDRPYRQRRPRQNTSPNRDKRWRDGGGERPVRSWQSGGGGLNRGGTPPSSNHPSSTSPSSVPLSSAQRGSNPSRPPPSRSRPSHQNQMHLPPQSQYRNNESNIPQMHPRERQGPKAQSDPTGDRGGVSRGGRGGGGGGGRGPSVVIEDIAVSQGGVREQDLSVVTTAASSQPGGYQSTSPRRQQQEQRGSADRSAAGSTAPSSTSDPSLQTSATNREASPPTERPVERKSYSLARRTRSRPADLGSKQPSMEESAAGGNTSSPGGVVGKSWAGASDGPSQAGGGGGGLTELDQDVARLSLVGQSWSQSPSSYMRSEMRGLPSTMHIPSGPPQFSGMEEMGVGSNRAKRYSSQRQRAVPEPAPPMHLGVMEGHYYEPMSYQGPIYGDGPAPIPPQGMLVQPEMHIPHPGLHPHQSGGPIANPALYGGPTVSLSPGQPQQLLPPPFYPPPGVMTFPYPTMYPSPQGQAQVTYGGVTYYDTMQQQAQPKPSPPRRTSQPVTVKPPPPELHFASE; the protein is encoded by the exons gAGAGTGAAGATGGTGTAGGAGAAG ctgtcctctctgactacgACAGTGCCGATCCAGAAGAAAATGGCTCCCATTCAGAG GGAgttgaggaggaagaggaggttgAACAGTACAGTGATGAAGAAGCTCCAGCAGCAGCCAGCGAGCCCAAACCCTCGGCAGACGAAAGCTCAACAAAGGTAGAAGAGGTGGTGGAGGATGGGGAGGATGaagagaaggaggcagagagagagggaggtggaAGGAGTAAAGAGGAGAGCAAGGCAGAGGAGAAAGGAAACCTtgctggagagagacagagcggtGACGGACAG GAGTCTACAGACGACCCTGAGACAAAGGCGGGAGGAAAACCAGGTCAGAAGCTCGACGATGACGAGGACAGAAAGAACCCTGCCTACATCCCAAGGAAGGGTCTGTTCTTCGAGCACGATGTCAGAGGGCATGCTCAGGAAGAGGAGAG ACCTAAAGGTCGAAACAGGAAGTTGTGGAAGGATGAGGGTCGCTGGGAGCATGACAAGTTCAGGGAGGAGGAACAGGCGCCGAAGAGCCGCGAGGAGCTTATTGCAATCTACGGCTATGACATCAGAAATGGTGGTGGCTCCGGAGACCGACCATACCGGCAGCGCAGGCCGAG ACAAAATACATCTCCCAACAGAGACAAGCggtggagagatggaggaggagagcgaCCGGTTCGATCATGgcagagtggaggaggaggtctaAACCGAGGAGGAACTCCACCTTCATCAAACCACCCCTCCTCTACATCCCCCTCCTCTGTTCCTCTTTCCTCTGCTCAGCGTGGCAGCAATCCCTCCAGACCACCTCCCTCTCGCAGCAGACCATCCCACCAGAATCAAATGCACCTTCCGCCTCAGTCACAGTACAGGAATAATGAATCAAACATACCCCAGATGCACCCTAGGGAACGACAGGGCCCTAAAGCTCAGTCTGACCCAACAGGAGACAGGGGTGGGGTCAGCAGGGGAGgacgtggtggtggtggtggtgggggaaGGGGGCCTTCTGTGGTCATTGAGGATATTGCAGTCAGCCAAGGAGGCGTTAGGGAACAGGACCTAAGTGTTGTAACGACAGCGGCATCGTCGCAGCCAGGCGGTTACCAGTCTACATCACCAAGACGACAGCAGCAAGAACAGCGAGGGAGCGCTGATAGATCTGCGGCAGGATCAACtgctccctcctccacctctgaccCCTCCCTTCAGACATCAGCGACCAATCGGGAAGCCTCTCCTCCCACCGAGCGGCCGGTGGAGCGTAAATCTTACTCTCTGGCACGCAGGACTCGCTCTCGGCCCGCTGACCTGGGCAGCAAACAGCCATCTATGGAGGAGTCTGCAGCTGGAGGGAACACCTCCTCCCCAGGCGGCGTGGTGGGAAAGAGCTGGGCAGGAGCAAGCGATGGACCGAGTCAGgcgggtggaggaggtggagggctgACAGAGCTGGACCAGGATGTGGCTCGACTCAGTCTGGTTGGACAGAGCTGGAGCCAGAGCCCATCATCCTACATGCGGTCTGAGATGAGAG GCCTCCCTAGTACCATGCACATCCCCAGTGGCCCGCCCCAGTTCTCCGGCATGGAGGAGATGGGTGTCGGCTCCAATCGAGCCAAACGCTACTCATCCCAACGTCAGAGAGCCGTACCTGAGCCAGCACCACCGATGCACCTGGGAGTGATGGAGGGACACTACTATGAACCCA TGTCGTACCAGGGACCAATCTACGGGGACGGCCCCGCCCCCATCCCGCCACAGGGCATGCTGGTCCAGCCTGAGATGCACATCCCCCATCCTG GTCTCCATCCCCATCAGTCGGGCGGCCCGATCGCTAACCCCGCCCTCTACGGTGGCCCAACTGTTTCTCTGTCTCCGGGGCAACCGCAGCAGCTGCTGCCACCGCCTTTCTACCCTCCACCGGGGGTCATGACCTTTCCTTACCCCACCATGTACCCAAGTCCACAG GGCCAGGCCCAGGTGACCTACGGAGGTGTGACATACTACGACACGATGCAGCAGCAAGCTCAGCCCAAGCCTTCACCTCCCCGCCGCACATCCCAGCCCGTCACTGTCAAGCCCCCCCCTCCGGAGCTGCACTTCGCCTCAGAGTGA